The genome window CGAACTTTCGCGGTGAAAGTGCTTTTTATACCTGGCTTTACCGTATTGCCATCAACACGGCAAAGAACCAGTTGGCGTCCCGCAGCAGGAAACCGCGGGAAGTGGATGGCAGTGTTGAAGACGTCGAGTTTTATGAGGGAGAGCATGCCCTCAAGGATATTGATTCTCCGGAGCGACTGTTATTGCGAGACGAGATTGAAACGACGGTCAACCAGAGCATCCAGCAGTTACCGGAAGATTTGCGTATGGCATTGACCCTGCGCGAATTTGACGGATTGAGTTACGAGGACATTGCAGAAGTCATGCAGTGTCCGGTAGGTACGGTCAGGTCGCGTATTTTCCGGGCCCGAGAAGCCGTTGATAAAGCCTTGCAGCCATTGCTGCAGGACAGCTGATAACAAGGCGCAAGCCAAGAGAGGAATTTCATGAGTCGAGAAGCCCTGCACGAGTCGCTTTCCGCGCTGCTGGATGACGAGACCACCGAACTTGAGTTGCACCGCATTCTGGCGGCCAATGGAGATGCGCAGTTGCGCGCTACCTGGTCGCGCTATCAGGTGGCCCGTGCAGCCATGCACAAGGAATTGATCGAGCCCCGTCTGGATCTGGCATCAGCGGTTTCCGCTGCGCTGGATGATGAGCCGGTGCATGCCGTCAAATCCGCGCGCCCTGTCTGGCAGGGTCTTGGCCGGTTTGCCGTTGCGGCATCAGTGACAGTTGCCGTTCTTGGTGGTGTGCGGCTGTACAACCAGAACCAGCTCGATGGCGTGCAACTGGCGCAGCAGGACAGCCCGACCATGCAGGTAACGCCAATGGCCCAGTCGCCCGTGGTGCTGGCCAGTTACAACCCGATGGCCGAGTCACGCCCGGTGCAAGCCAGCCAGCCGGAACTGGCCGGGAGCGAGTGGTACAAGCAGCATGTGCCGGGCTATTTGCGCCAGCATGCGCAGCAGGCATCCTTTGCTGCACCGGATGCGGCGCTACCCTTTGCGCGCTCCGCCAGTTTTGAAGGTCGCTGAGGGCGTTCATGCGTTTACCTTTTCTGGCCCTGTTGCTGGGCAGTTTTCTGAGTCCTTCGTTGCAAGCAGCTGATGCCCGTGACTGGCTGGTGCGCATGACCGGGGCGGGGGCCAGCCAGAGTTTCAGCGGAACCTACATTTACGAACGCAGCGGCATCTTTTCCACCCACCATATCTGGCATCAGGCACTGCCACCGGCCTCGATTACCGAGCGCTTGCTGCAACTGGACGGTCAGGAGCAGGAAGTCCTGCTGTCCAACGGGCGTGTGCGTTGTGCCACCAGAAATCAGTTTGAAAACCTTGCTGAGGTGCAACAGCTGGATGGCAGCAGGTTTGATGTGGCCAGACTGGAAAAAACCTATGAGCTGAAGCTGCTGGGCAGTTCCCGGGTTGCGGGGCGCGCGGCGGTGGTAGTGCTGTTGCTGCCCAGGGATAACTATCGCTACGCCAGGGAGTTGCACCTGGACAGTGAAACCGGTCTGCTGCTCAAGTCCTTGTTGCTCAATGGCCAGGGCCAGCTGCTCGAACGAATGCAATTCACCAGCCTGGCGCCGAAGCTCGAACACGGCCAGCAGGATCTGCAGCCCGTCACTGACTGTGTTGCGCCCATCGGTGCCCCCCAATCGGCGGAAAGAAAATCGGCATGGCAGGTTGGCTGGATGCCTGCCGGATTTGTCCTGAGCGCTACCCGGCAGCAGCATGATCCGGAGACTAACGCTTCGGTGCAGAGCCTGGTTTTTGATGACGGGTTGGCCCGTTTTTCCATTTTTCTTGAGCCTCTGAACGGGGTCATGGCCGGCAACGCCCATGCCCAGATGGGCCCTACCGTGGTCGTGTCCAGGCCGCTCAGCAACGGCAAAGGCCAGTTTATGGTGACGGTGGTCGGCGAGATTCCCCTTACGACCGCCGAACAGGTGGTCTTGTCGGTCACCAGCAAGGATTTGGCAGGTACGCAGCCATGATCGAAGAAACCGGCCGGGTGGTCGCCATCGAAGAGGGTGCGGTCTGGGTTGAAACCCTGCGCAAGACCACCTGTTCGAGTTGTTCGGCCAATGCAGGCTGTGGCCAGGGGCTGATGGACAAGATCGGGGTAGGGCGTCAGCGCGGTTTTGTCCGTGTGCTGTCGGATCTG of Pseudomonas pohangensis contains these proteins:
- a CDS encoding sigma-E factor negative regulatory protein, which gives rise to MSREALHESLSALLDDETTELELHRILAANGDAQLRATWSRYQVARAAMHKELIEPRLDLASAVSAALDDEPVHAVKSARPVWQGLGRFAVAASVTVAVLGGVRLYNQNQLDGVQLAQQDSPTMQVTPMAQSPVVLASYNPMAESRPVQASQPELAGSEWYKQHVPGYLRQHAQQASFAAPDAALPFARSASFEGR
- the rpoE gene encoding RNA polymerase sigma factor RpoE, translating into MSLEEDQQLVERVQRGDKRAFDLLVVKYQHKILSLVTRFVRDHHEAQDVAQEAFIKAYRALPNFRGESAFYTWLYRIAINTAKNQLASRSRKPREVDGSVEDVEFYEGEHALKDIDSPERLLLRDEIETTVNQSIQQLPEDLRMALTLREFDGLSYEDIAEVMQCPVGTVRSRIFRAREAVDKALQPLLQDS
- a CDS encoding MucB/RseB C-terminal domain-containing protein encodes the protein MRLPFLALLLGSFLSPSLQAADARDWLVRMTGAGASQSFSGTYIYERSGIFSTHHIWHQALPPASITERLLQLDGQEQEVLLSNGRVRCATRNQFENLAEVQQLDGSRFDVARLEKTYELKLLGSSRVAGRAAVVVLLLPRDNYRYARELHLDSETGLLLKSLLLNGQGQLLERMQFTSLAPKLEHGQQDLQPVTDCVAPIGAPQSAERKSAWQVGWMPAGFVLSATRQQHDPETNASVQSLVFDDGLARFSIFLEPLNGVMAGNAHAQMGPTVVVSRPLSNGKGQFMVTVVGEIPLTTAEQVVLSVTSKDLAGTQP